From Candidatus Xianfuyuplasma coldseepsis:
GGATATAAATCTCACTGCAAAAGGCGATTTAACGATTGATGATCATCATACCGTTGAAGATATTGGCATTGTCTTAGGAACCGTATTTAGACAAGCCCTTGGGTCCAAAACGGGAATCACCCGTTTTGCGGATACATTCACACCGATGGATGAAGCTTTAGTTCAAGTCGTTATCGATATCTCCAATCGTCCCTATTTGGCATTTATTTCACCCTTTAAACGGGAACAAATCGGTGGGTTATCACTCGAAAATATTAAGGAATTTCTATATGCCTTTGTCATGGAAGCACGGATAACACTTCACATCAATGTTTCACGTGGAACAAATGATCACCACATCGCTGAAGCCATCTTTAAAGGCTTAGGTAGAACTTTGTATCAAG
This genomic window contains:
- the hisB gene encoding imidazoleglycerol-phosphate dehydratase HisB — its product is MIMRTSSLSRQTTETDISIQLNLDGSNNTNISTGIPFFDHMLTALAFYANWDINLTAKGDLTIDDHHTVEDIGIVLGTVFRQALGSKTGITRFADTFTPMDEALVQVVIDISNRPYLAFISPFKREQIGGLSLENIKEFLYAFVMEARITLHINVSRGTNDHHIAEAIFKGLGRTLYQASVLSRDILPSTKGVLE